The Kiritimatiellia bacterium genome has a window encoding:
- the ptsP gene encoding phosphoenolpyruvate--protein phosphotransferase yields the protein MAESIPTARAEIELQGIGVSPGVVIAAALLVTTEEERLVEREIAEEEIPREIARFEEALIVTRQQIHEIQQKVGDAIGRESASIFDAHLLVVDDRSFVEEVIRGLGGQRRNVESVLSVVADRYAQALARLEDDYLRERAADVRDVTRRILRNLAGRSASLLSRLDRPYVIIANDLAPSDTATLDRGKVLGFATDLGSPTSHTAIMARALSIPAIVGLHDVSVRVSTGDQVLIDGHKGLLYIHPTRERLEAYGKIAEARQTIQARLAGLRDQRPVTRDGYEIAVSANIEMPGDVDSVLAAGASGVGLFRTEYLYLSMQHLPTEDEQAAAYEEVARRVAPAPCVIRTLDLGGDKFLSHLKTPSELNPFMGWRAIRFCLAQPDIFKTQLRAILRASVHENVKIMYPMVSNVGEVLRANAFLEEAKSELRLRDVPFNEAVETGVMIEVPSAAITAHLIAPHVAFFSLGTNDLVQYTLAVDRVNERVAYLYEPTHPAIIELIRNTIRVAHQHGIWVGICGEMAGNPVMAPLLLGLGVDELSMSPSAIPMVKEVIRRLRFAEAEGLAQKVLPSVMATEVLEACRELTRRVAPDVLELVG from the coding sequence ATGGCGGAATCCATCCCCACGGCCCGCGCCGAGATCGAGCTCCAGGGCATCGGCGTGTCGCCCGGCGTTGTGATCGCCGCGGCGCTCCTCGTGACCACCGAGGAGGAGCGGCTGGTCGAGCGGGAGATCGCGGAGGAGGAGATCCCGCGCGAGATCGCCCGCTTTGAAGAGGCCCTGATCGTCACGCGCCAGCAGATCCACGAAATCCAGCAGAAGGTTGGTGACGCCATCGGCCGGGAGAGCGCGAGCATTTTCGACGCGCACCTGCTGGTGGTGGACGACCGCTCGTTTGTCGAAGAGGTGATCCGCGGGTTGGGCGGCCAGCGCCGCAACGTGGAATCCGTGTTGAGCGTCGTGGCGGACCGCTATGCCCAGGCGCTCGCGCGGCTGGAAGACGACTACCTGCGGGAGCGCGCCGCGGACGTGCGCGACGTGACCCGCCGCATCCTCCGCAACCTCGCGGGGCGCAGCGCCTCCCTGTTGAGCCGGCTGGACCGGCCGTACGTCATCATCGCCAACGACCTGGCGCCGTCGGACACCGCCACGCTCGACCGCGGCAAGGTCCTCGGGTTCGCCACCGACCTGGGCAGCCCGACGTCGCACACGGCGATCATGGCGCGCGCCCTGTCCATCCCGGCGATCGTCGGGCTCCACGACGTCAGCGTGCGCGTCTCCACGGGCGACCAGGTGCTGATCGACGGCCACAAGGGCCTCCTCTACATCCATCCCACGCGCGAGCGGCTCGAGGCCTACGGCAAGATCGCCGAGGCCCGGCAGACCATCCAGGCCCGCCTCGCCGGGCTGCGCGACCAGCGGCCCGTCACGCGCGACGGCTACGAGATCGCCGTCTCCGCCAACATCGAGATGCCCGGCGACGTCGACTCCGTGCTGGCCGCGGGCGCGAGCGGGGTCGGGCTGTTTCGCACGGAGTATCTCTACCTCTCCATGCAGCACCTGCCGACCGAGGACGAACAGGCGGCCGCCTACGAGGAGGTGGCGCGCCGCGTCGCGCCGGCCCCGTGCGTCATCCGTACGCTCGACCTCGGCGGCGACAAGTTCCTCTCGCACCTCAAGACGCCGTCCGAGCTCAACCCGTTCATGGGGTGGCGGGCGATCCGCTTCTGCCTGGCGCAGCCGGACATCTTCAAGACCCAGCTGCGCGCGATCCTGCGGGCCAGCGTGCACGAGAACGTGAAGATCATGTACCCCATGGTCAGCAACGTCGGAGAGGTCCTGCGCGCCAATGCCTTCCTGGAGGAGGCCAAGAGCGAACTCCGCCTGCGGGACGTGCCGTTCAACGAGGCCGTCGAGACCGGGGTGATGATCGAGGTGCCCTCCGCGGCGATCACCGCCCACCTCATCGCGCCGCACGTCGCCTTCTTCAGCCTCGGGACCAACGACCTGGTGCAGTACACGCTGGCCGTCGATCGCGTCAACGAGCGCGTGGCTTATCTCTACGAGCCGACGCACCCCGCGATCATCGAACTGATCCGCAACACGATCCGGGTGGCGCACCAGCACGGGATCTGGGTCGGGATCTGCGGCGAGATGGCCGGCAACCCGGTCATGGCCCCGCTGCTGCTGGGCCTGGGCGTGGACGAGTTGAGCATGAGCCCTTCCGCGATCCCGATGGTGAAGGAAGTCATTCGCCGCCTGCGGTTTGCGGAGGCCGAGGGGCTTGCCCAGAAGGTCCTGCCGTCCGTCATGGCCACCGAGGTCCTCGAGGCCTGCCGGGAACTGACCCGGCGCGTGGCGCCGGATGTGCTTGAACTTGTCGGTTGA
- the metK gene encoding methionine adenosyltransferase produces the protein MSQHSYLFTSESVTEGHPDKLCDGISDAVLDACLAQDPKSRVACESLAKTGMVVVAGEITTRAVVNFSDVVREKVLKTGYTSSDIGFDGHTCAVIVALDRQSPDIGQGVDAKKAEGKATAEQGAGDQGMMFGYACDETKELMPMPIMLAHKLTRGLARVRRSGALPFVRPDGKSQVTVVYEDHRPVRVDTVVISTQHAPDISHKKLSEAIIEELIKKEIPAKMLDRKTRFLVNPTGRFVVGGPQGDCGVTGRKIIVDTYGGMGRHGGGAFSGKDPSKVDRSAAYMARYVAKNIVAAKLARRCEVQLAYAIGYPEPVSVLVDTFGTGIAPNARIEKAVRRVFGLKPAEIVKGLNLLRPIYEATAAYGHFGRTAGLDNFTWEKTDKVDALLAAI, from the coding sequence ATGTCGCAGCATTCGTATCTCTTCACGTCCGAGTCGGTCACCGAGGGCCATCCCGACAAATTGTGCGACGGCATCTCCGACGCCGTGCTGGACGCCTGTCTGGCCCAGGACCCGAAAAGCCGCGTCGCGTGCGAGTCGCTCGCCAAGACCGGCATGGTCGTCGTCGCCGGCGAGATCACGACCCGGGCCGTCGTCAACTTTTCCGATGTCGTCCGCGAGAAGGTCCTGAAGACCGGGTACACCAGCTCGGACATCGGGTTCGACGGCCACACCTGCGCCGTGATCGTCGCGCTCGACCGGCAGTCGCCGGACATCGGGCAGGGCGTGGACGCGAAGAAGGCCGAGGGCAAGGCCACGGCCGAGCAGGGCGCCGGCGACCAGGGCATGATGTTCGGCTACGCCTGCGACGAAACGAAAGAGCTCATGCCGATGCCCATCATGCTGGCGCACAAGCTCACCCGCGGCCTGGCGCGCGTGCGGCGCTCGGGCGCGCTGCCCTTCGTGCGGCCGGACGGCAAGTCGCAGGTCACGGTGGTGTACGAGGACCACCGCCCGGTGCGCGTGGACACGGTCGTGATCTCCACGCAGCATGCCCCGGACATCAGCCACAAGAAATTGAGCGAGGCCATCATCGAGGAGCTGATCAAGAAGGAGATCCCGGCGAAGATGCTGGACCGCAAGACCCGTTTCCTGGTCAACCCGACGGGGCGGTTCGTGGTCGGCGGGCCCCAGGGCGACTGCGGCGTGACCGGCCGCAAGATCATCGTGGACACCTACGGCGGCATGGGCCGGCATGGCGGCGGGGCCTTCTCGGGCAAGGATCCGAGCAAGGTGGACCGCAGCGCGGCCTACATGGCCCGGTACGTGGCCAAGAACATTGTGGCCGCCAAACTGGCCCGCCGTTGCGAGGTGCAATTGGCCTACGCCATCGGATATCCCGAGCCGGTTTCCGTGCTCGTGGACACCTTCGGCACGGGCATTGCGCCGAACGCCAGGATCGAGAAGGCGGTGCGCCGCGTGTTCGGGCTCAAGCCGGCCGAGATCGTGAAGGGGCTGAATCTCCTGCGCCCGATCTACGAGGCCACGGCGGCCTACGGCCATTTCGGCCGGACGGCCGGCCTGGACAACTTCACGTGGGAAAAGACGGACAAGGTCGACGCGCTGCTGGCGGCGATCTGA
- a CDS encoding SLBB domain-containing protein, with protein sequence MSMWMHRLSRLAALLLLGLAVGARGQAPTLNGEPVRRIMAGDRLRVTVQEDPTLDSVYTVAGDGTVDLGYVGRLHLEELAIDEAADFVERKMEETFFKQATVSVEVSEFVEGAILVVGAVVQPGSVPFRGDQMLTLMEVITMSRGLTREAAGNEVRILRWKPGGGMGRQILTVDVQSMLETLDFSQDQFLRPRDIVFVPSLGASENRKEFLALGAVGQPGFHPFTEGLDVIRAVMRVGGINREGVWSAARILRPDQAGAYQVIPVDLGRLFGAAETSLNAPLQSGDIFFVPFAEQASRGQVYLLGEVARPGVVALGLGQEATLARLILTSGGFGKFANESKVRILRTAPDGTKQTLYVDVARILKAGSFEEDVPLQNGDVVIVAEKILGF encoded by the coding sequence ATGTCCATGTGGATGCATAGGTTGTCTCGTTTGGCCGCGCTGCTCCTGCTGGGGCTGGCGGTCGGCGCGCGCGGGCAGGCCCCCACCCTGAACGGGGAGCCCGTCCGCCGGATCATGGCCGGGGACCGCTTGCGCGTTACCGTGCAGGAAGATCCCACGCTGGACAGTGTGTACACCGTGGCCGGGGACGGGACGGTCGACCTGGGGTATGTCGGCCGCCTGCATCTGGAGGAACTGGCCATTGACGAGGCGGCGGACTTTGTCGAGCGGAAGATGGAGGAGACCTTCTTCAAGCAGGCCACGGTGAGCGTGGAGGTTTCGGAGTTTGTGGAAGGCGCCATCCTGGTGGTCGGCGCCGTGGTCCAGCCGGGCTCGGTGCCTTTCCGCGGCGACCAGATGCTGACCCTGATGGAGGTCATCACCATGTCCAGGGGGCTGACGCGCGAGGCGGCCGGCAACGAGGTGCGGATCCTGCGGTGGAAGCCGGGCGGGGGCATGGGCCGGCAGATCCTGACCGTGGATGTGCAGAGCATGCTGGAGACGCTGGATTTCAGCCAGGACCAGTTCCTGCGTCCCCGGGACATCGTCTTTGTGCCTTCCCTGGGGGCCAGCGAGAATCGCAAGGAATTCCTGGCCCTGGGCGCGGTGGGGCAACCGGGCTTTCATCCTTTCACCGAGGGACTGGACGTCATCCGCGCGGTCATGCGGGTCGGCGGCATCAATCGCGAGGGCGTCTGGAGCGCGGCCCGAATCCTGCGGCCCGACCAGGCCGGCGCCTACCAGGTGATCCCCGTGGATCTCGGCAGGCTGTTCGGCGCCGCCGAGACCAGCCTGAACGCGCCGCTGCAGTCGGGCGACATCTTTTTCGTTCCGTTTGCCGAGCAGGCCAGCCGCGGGCAAGTGTACCTGCTCGGCGAAGTGGCCCGGCCCGGCGTCGTGGCCCTCGGCCTGGGGCAGGAGGCCACGCTGGCGCGCCTGATCCTGACGTCGGGGGGCTTCGGAAAATTCGCCAACGAAAGCAAGGTCCGCATCCTGCGCACCGCGCCGGACGGGACCAAGCAGACCCTCTATGTGGACGTGGCGCGCATCCTGAAGGCCGGCAGTTTCGAAGAGGACGTGCCGCTGCAGAACGGCGACGTGGTCATTGTGGCGGAAAAGATCCTGGGCTTCTGA
- a CDS encoding polysaccharide biosynthesis tyrosine autokinase, producing MKSMIQIPAGAKGPGGSAGPGPAASAAKTLDIFDIKQYFHIILKRIWLVALCFFISVGVTMVFVLQEEPEYRARATLLLSQGLPLPAVLRQEEVQLRGEYLATQQLILQSGMLRDRAKERLARQGEKAGAYTSLSAYQVSATSFLAIEAEGADPIYVAAFVNALAEEYLDFKAEERMDTSQATVISLTQQANRLLEELKRAEARQVAFEKDNSVVGLQDRGNVAGSMLASLARRAAEYRMERMLLESQRPLLTGASDDIILNTLAWPTAASLAPSAIQSGARGKEADAEGAASNESGAEQMLEWGLVERPGWAELKRDRERIEVRLDLYKQKFKDQHPAIRKIMAELEENKQALDVEVQFAMRQFNARLDSLNLLEQSTRRVEKEWEAEAIESTRKSQEYRALQRNVGRLQALYDLVFNRLKEIDVSIGIEPETERIMERAKPPTSPITSRKVQSIIIAALVGLGIGLGLVFGLEYIDDSLKYPEEVSKWLNLPFLGVVPTAKWDPQDLRTHVLANIDQKSVLAESYRNLRSAFLFSGIGDRARILLLTSAVPQEGKTTTCLNLAVSLAQIGQRVLIVDGDLRRGELHKFFGLEGGRGLSDVLVGQAKPDAVIQRTGIPNLDFVATGPLPPNAAEIVLRPEMNSFMDHVRRTYDRVLFDCPPVMAVSEAVILSSLVDAVIFVVWAGQTSRKLSGLAIQLLRERGANLLGCVLNNLEFGRVGYYYYSTYYGYYDYESGYSAPAPRRGAASAPGKTGPKGS from the coding sequence ATGAAAAGCATGATCCAGATTCCGGCCGGAGCGAAGGGCCCGGGCGGGTCCGCAGGGCCGGGTCCGGCCGCGTCCGCCGCGAAGACCCTGGACATCTTCGACATCAAGCAGTATTTCCATATCATCCTCAAGCGCATCTGGCTGGTGGCCCTGTGCTTCTTCATCTCCGTCGGCGTCACGATGGTGTTTGTCCTTCAGGAGGAGCCCGAGTACCGCGCCCGGGCCACCCTCCTGTTGAGCCAGGGCTTGCCCCTCCCCGCGGTGTTGCGGCAGGAAGAGGTGCAGTTGCGCGGGGAGTACCTGGCCACCCAGCAGTTGATCCTGCAAAGCGGCATGCTGCGCGACCGCGCCAAGGAACGGTTGGCGCGGCAGGGCGAGAAGGCCGGGGCCTATACCTCCCTTAGCGCGTACCAGGTCTCCGCCACCTCGTTCCTGGCGATCGAAGCCGAGGGGGCGGATCCCATCTATGTCGCGGCCTTCGTCAACGCCCTGGCCGAGGAGTACCTGGATTTCAAGGCCGAGGAGCGGATGGACACCTCCCAGGCGACGGTCATCAGCCTGACCCAGCAGGCCAACCGGTTGCTGGAGGAACTCAAGCGCGCCGAGGCGCGCCAGGTGGCGTTTGAAAAGGACAACAGCGTGGTAGGCCTGCAGGACCGCGGCAACGTGGCGGGGTCCATGCTGGCCAGCCTGGCGCGCCGCGCCGCCGAGTACCGGATGGAGCGCATGCTCCTGGAGTCCCAGCGTCCGCTGCTGACCGGCGCGTCCGATGACATCATCCTGAACACGCTGGCCTGGCCGACGGCGGCGTCCCTGGCGCCCTCCGCGATCCAATCCGGGGCCCGCGGCAAGGAGGCGGACGCGGAGGGCGCGGCCAGTAACGAGTCCGGCGCGGAACAGATGTTGGAGTGGGGCCTGGTCGAGCGGCCGGGCTGGGCGGAGTTGAAACGCGATCGGGAGCGCATAGAGGTCCGCCTGGATCTCTACAAGCAGAAATTCAAGGATCAGCATCCGGCCATCCGGAAAATCATGGCCGAACTGGAGGAAAACAAGCAGGCGCTGGATGTCGAAGTTCAGTTCGCCATGCGCCAGTTTAATGCCCGCCTCGATTCGCTGAACCTCCTGGAGCAGTCCACTCGGCGCGTCGAAAAGGAATGGGAGGCGGAGGCGATCGAGTCCACGCGCAAGTCCCAGGAATACCGCGCCCTGCAACGGAACGTGGGCCGCCTCCAGGCCCTGTATGACCTGGTCTTCAACCGCCTCAAGGAAATCGATGTTTCGATCGGCATCGAGCCCGAGACCGAGCGCATCATGGAGCGGGCCAAGCCGCCGACTTCGCCGATCACTTCCCGCAAGGTGCAGTCCATCATCATTGCGGCTCTGGTGGGCTTGGGCATCGGGCTGGGCCTGGTCTTCGGCTTGGAGTACATTGACGACTCGCTGAAGTATCCGGAAGAGGTCTCCAAGTGGCTCAACCTGCCCTTCCTGGGCGTGGTGCCCACCGCCAAGTGGGATCCCCAGGACCTGCGGACCCACGTGCTCGCCAACATCGACCAGAAGAGCGTGCTGGCGGAATCCTACCGTAACCTCCGTTCCGCCTTCCTGTTCAGCGGGATCGGCGACCGGGCGCGGATTCTCCTGTTGACCTCGGCGGTCCCGCAGGAAGGCAAGACGACCACGTGCCTGAATCTGGCCGTGAGCCTCGCCCAGATCGGGCAGCGCGTGTTGATCGTGGATGGCGACCTTCGCCGCGGAGAGTTGCACAAGTTCTTCGGCCTCGAGGGCGGCCGCGGCTTGTCCGACGTCCTGGTGGGGCAGGCCAAGCCGGACGCCGTGATTCAGCGCACCGGGATCCCCAATCTCGATTTCGTGGCGACGGGGCCGCTGCCGCCGAACGCCGCGGAGATTGTCTTGCGGCCGGAGATGAACTCCTTCATGGACCACGTGCGCCGGACGTATGACCGGGTGCTGTTCGATTGCCCGCCCGTGATGGCGGTCTCGGAGGCCGTGATCCTCTCCTCCCTGGTGGATGCCGTGATCTTCGTGGTCTGGGCCGGCCAGACCTCCCGGAAGCTCTCGGGGCTCGCGATCCAGTTGCTGCGCGAACGCGGGGCGAATCTCCTGGGCTGCGTGCTGAACAATCTCGAGTTCGGCCGGGTGGGATACTACTACTACTCCACCTACTACGGGTACTACGACTACGAAAGCGGGTATTCCGCGCCGGCCCCGCGGCGCGGGGCGGCGTCCGCGCCCGGCAAAACTGGGCCAAAGGGGTCCTGA
- a CDS encoding sugar transferase has product MLGKSHIRISLRRVVLLVLDFLCVAGSIVLAAMLRLGIGDGLDYVLGHQITLGSACLVFLLVFYSAGMYEREPLLKRKRELAHLPLLATAIGLVLVIVLFYARAGAAIGRGILLLAGGLIFLGAWGARTLYRIGMGYGLLSRNALIIGEGGEARDVLRLLASAPDAGFRVFGIVFSSRSKHEDLIEGIPVLGHISRLNEFADAYAADTIIVATSLAREHALLRLLRPLRYAGVTIVDYVGLHEELSQEIPLDHIDDEWLMYAAMNNSVIHIRKIKRGMDLVVAVLGLVVSLPISLLAALAVKLTSRGPVLYRQRRAGQGGRHYTVMKFRTMRQDAEAASGPVWADKYDQRVTPVGRFLRKSRIDEIPQLINVLRGEMSLVGPRPERPEFVETLAAAIPFYKERLLVPPGVTGWAQVRFPYAASIDASRRKLQYDLYYIKHMSFILDLLILLRTFKTILAGLRHSEDLEPAAAGQAAPAPEAANPAKWA; this is encoded by the coding sequence ATGCTTGGGAAATCGCATATCCGCATATCCCTGCGCCGGGTCGTGCTCCTGGTGCTGGATTTCCTGTGCGTGGCCGGCAGCATCGTGCTGGCGGCCATGCTGCGGCTCGGGATCGGCGACGGATTGGACTATGTCCTTGGGCACCAGATCACGCTGGGCTCCGCGTGCCTGGTGTTCCTCCTGGTTTTCTACAGCGCGGGCATGTACGAACGCGAACCCCTCCTCAAGAGGAAGAGGGAGCTGGCGCACCTGCCTTTGCTGGCCACGGCGATCGGGCTCGTCCTGGTCATCGTCCTGTTTTATGCCCGCGCCGGGGCCGCCATCGGCCGGGGCATCCTCCTCCTGGCCGGCGGGTTGATCTTCCTCGGCGCATGGGGCGCGCGCACCCTGTACCGCATCGGCATGGGGTACGGCCTGCTGTCCCGCAACGCCCTGATCATCGGCGAGGGGGGGGAGGCGCGCGATGTGCTGCGCCTGCTGGCCTCCGCCCCCGACGCCGGATTCCGTGTTTTCGGCATCGTCTTCAGCAGCCGGTCGAAGCACGAAGACCTGATCGAGGGCATTCCCGTTCTCGGCCACATCAGCCGGCTGAACGAGTTCGCGGACGCGTACGCGGCCGACACCATCATCGTGGCCACCTCCCTCGCGCGCGAGCACGCCCTCCTGCGCCTGCTCCGGCCGCTGCGCTACGCCGGCGTCACCATCGTGGACTACGTCGGGCTGCACGAGGAGTTGAGCCAGGAGATCCCCCTGGATCACATCGACGACGAGTGGCTCATGTACGCGGCCATGAACAACTCGGTCATCCACATCCGGAAGATCAAGCGCGGGATGGACCTGGTGGTCGCCGTCCTCGGGCTGGTCGTGTCCCTGCCCATCAGCCTCCTGGCGGCCCTGGCGGTCAAGCTCACCTCGCGCGGCCCGGTGCTGTACCGCCAGAGAAGGGCGGGACAGGGCGGCCGGCACTACACGGTCATGAAGTTCCGGACGATGCGGCAGGACGCCGAGGCGGCCTCCGGCCCGGTCTGGGCGGACAAGTACGACCAGCGGGTGACCCCGGTCGGCCGGTTCCTCCGGAAATCCAGGATCGACGAGATCCCGCAATTGATCAACGTGCTGCGCGGCGAGATGAGCCTGGTGGGGCCGCGGCCCGAGCGACCGGAGTTCGTCGAAACCCTGGCGGCCGCCATCCCGTTCTACAAGGAACGGCTGCTGGTGCCTCCCGGGGTGACCGGCTGGGCGCAGGTGCGGTTCCCCTATGCCGCCAGCATCGACGCCTCGCGCCGCAAGCTCCAGTACGACCTCTACTACATCAAGCACATGAGCTTCATCCTGGATCTGCTGATCCTGCTGCGCACATTCAAGACCATCCTCGCCGGCCTGCGGCACAGCGAGGACCTGGAGCCGGCCGCGGCGGGCCAGGCCGCCCCCGCGCCGGAGGCGGCGAACCCGGCCAAGTGGGCGTGA
- a CDS encoding FkbM family methyltransferase has product MLASLKRIVRRYAPPGLKHRLRKWNSWRLVRDFDESRWPPAAAVRRLVRPGDRVVDAGANIGYVTALLSRWVGPTGRVYSMEPEPGTFDVLSANVRRLNLGNVELFHCAVSSHEGAGALAIPEYADGGENLYEARVVGSPEGSGGVRTVGIKLASLDKLLGGRVEALALIKLDVEGSELEAVQGARELVRRFQPAFLIEVSSDPWTPGTKAEALFSVLTNWGYDPYAFDGGAWRGVKRGSTVLDVVFLHASKKPNASG; this is encoded by the coding sequence ATGCTTGCATCCCTGAAAAGAATCGTTCGCCGGTATGCGCCTCCGGGCCTGAAGCATCGGCTTCGCAAGTGGAACAGCTGGCGTCTCGTCCGCGATTTCGACGAGAGCCGCTGGCCTCCGGCGGCCGCGGTCCGTCGGTTGGTTCGCCCGGGCGACCGGGTCGTGGATGCCGGCGCCAACATCGGGTATGTGACGGCCCTGCTGTCGCGGTGGGTGGGCCCCACCGGCCGGGTCTACAGCATGGAACCGGAACCCGGCACGTTCGACGTGCTTTCCGCCAACGTGCGCCGTTTGAATCTCGGCAATGTCGAGTTGTTCCACTGTGCCGTTTCCTCGCACGAAGGGGCAGGGGCGCTGGCGATACCCGAGTACGCGGACGGCGGCGAGAACCTGTACGAGGCCCGCGTGGTGGGCTCTCCGGAGGGTTCCGGGGGCGTCCGGACCGTGGGGATCAAGCTCGCCTCGCTGGACAAGCTTCTCGGCGGCCGCGTCGAGGCCCTGGCCCTCATCAAGTTGGACGTCGAGGGGAGCGAACTGGAAGCCGTCCAGGGCGCCCGGGAGCTGGTCCGGCGATTCCAGCCGGCCTTTCTAATAGAAGTAAGCAGCGATCCGTGGACGCCCGGAACCAAGGCGGAGGCCTTGTTTTCAGTCTTAACAAATTGGGGCTACGACCCTTATGCTTTTGATGGTGGGGCCTGGCGTGGAGTGAAGCGCGGCTCGACGGTTCTGGATGTGGTCTTTCTTCACGCATCGAAGAAGCCGAATGCCTCCGGTTGA
- a CDS encoding MarR family transcriptional regulator codes for MIEAGGRTAQSFGLGRLFGQIYMLLYLSPAPLSLDDLVAHLGVSKASVSIACRQLESWGAVKRCWLKGDRKDYYAAEISFQRILTSGLLPSVAKKLESARIQIERSLSLLEGGGHDGEQGQFLKRRLKEADEYRQKVTRLLNNRLVKAVLGA; via the coding sequence ATGATTGAGGCCGGGGGGCGGACCGCCCAGTCGTTCGGGTTGGGCCGGCTTTTCGGGCAGATTTACATGTTGCTCTACTTGAGCCCGGCCCCGTTGAGTCTCGACGACCTGGTCGCGCACCTGGGCGTGAGCAAGGCGAGCGTCAGCATTGCCTGCCGGCAGTTGGAGTCCTGGGGCGCCGTGAAGCGCTGCTGGCTCAAGGGCGACCGCAAGGATTACTACGCGGCCGAAATCTCTTTTCAACGCATCCTGACCAGCGGCCTGCTGCCCTCGGTGGCGAAGAAGCTGGAGTCCGCACGAATACAGATCGAGCGTAGCCTGTCGCTGCTGGAGGGCGGCGGGCATGATGGCGAGCAGGGCCAGTTTCTCAAGCGCCGGCTGAAAGAGGCCGACGAGTACCGGCAGAAGGTCACGCGGCTGCTCAACAACCGCCTGGTCAAGGCCGTGCTGGGCGCGTGA
- a CDS encoding O-antigen ligase family protein — protein MSLWAFRFLLWYICIMIVQPQHRFFFLMPFRIANLCMIIATGLHVASCMTEGRPLVRFGLATKWALALLGFGLLSQYTGALQTNHAWNSFIDILVKNAYLLIMVEAMAYSVERAWAVFSTIGLASLWWIKGGLRLSAMNATWAMGDRIMGPAAGLVQDPNFFAYMMGVLTPLYLYFSRASDRWWIRWFSLGLAVSAVFIVLRTGSRAGLLELLVLGALLVPKYFREQKRTVLLAGLALFLLIPLSGRDNLRRFKTIPQSIMAFFSGEADLSGQSADTYSTMERRTKNSDTWALIKQYPLFGVGMNPNEALFEKEFWGATGQVHCEILMAGRQMGLIGMILHVGFLAIPFVYGRRIQKQWVNRWPAVSELGYTIKVQAAVFAVGGLFLPLPWHPLLLALGGCASGLWGALKGMELAAEQPAAGSEDFSGLLSVS, from the coding sequence ATGTCCCTCTGGGCCTTCAGATTCCTGCTCTGGTACATCTGCATCATGATCGTGCAGCCGCAGCACCGCTTTTTCTTCCTGATGCCCTTCCGGATCGCCAACCTGTGCATGATCATCGCGACCGGCCTGCACGTGGCGTCCTGCATGACGGAGGGCCGGCCGTTGGTCCGGTTCGGCCTGGCGACCAAGTGGGCGCTGGCGCTGCTGGGGTTCGGCCTGCTGTCCCAGTACACGGGTGCCCTGCAAACAAATCACGCGTGGAACAGCTTCATCGATATCCTGGTCAAGAACGCGTACCTGCTGATCATGGTGGAGGCCATGGCCTATTCCGTGGAGCGCGCCTGGGCCGTGTTCAGCACGATCGGCCTGGCCTCGCTCTGGTGGATCAAGGGCGGGCTGCGCCTGTCGGCGATGAACGCGACCTGGGCCATGGGCGACCGGATCATGGGCCCGGCGGCCGGGTTGGTGCAGGATCCCAATTTCTTTGCCTACATGATGGGCGTGTTGACCCCCCTCTATCTCTACTTTTCCCGCGCCAGCGACCGGTGGTGGATACGCTGGTTTTCCCTGGGCCTGGCGGTGTCCGCCGTCTTCATTGTCCTGCGCACGGGCAGCCGCGCGGGATTGCTGGAACTCCTGGTGCTGGGCGCCCTGCTGGTGCCGAAATATTTCCGGGAGCAGAAGCGCACCGTCCTGCTGGCCGGGTTGGCCCTGTTCCTTCTCATTCCCCTGTCGGGGCGGGACAACCTCCGGCGGTTCAAGACGATCCCGCAATCCATCATGGCCTTCTTCAGTGGCGAGGCGGATTTGAGCGGTCAATCGGCGGATACGTACAGCACCATGGAGCGCCGGACGAAGAACAGCGATACGTGGGCCTTGATCAAGCAGTATCCCCTTTTCGGCGTGGGCATGAATCCCAACGAGGCCCTCTTCGAGAAGGAATTCTGGGGGGCGACGGGGCAAGTCCATTGCGAGATCCTGATGGCCGGCCGCCAGATGGGTCTGATCGGCATGATTCTGCACGTGGGATTCCTGGCGATTCCGTTCGTCTACGGCCGGCGCATCCAGAAGCAATGGGTGAACCGCTGGCCCGCGGTGTCGGAGTTGGGCTACACGATCAAGGTGCAGGCCGCGGTCTTTGCCGTGGGCGGTTTGTTCCTGCCCCTGCCGTGGCATCCGCTCCTGCTGGCGCTGGGGGGATGCGCTTCCGGCTTGTGGGGCGCGCTAAAGGGCATGGAACTGGCGGCCGAGCAGCCGGCCGCGGGTTCCGAGGACTTCTCCGGCCTGCTGTCCGTTTCCTGA